A stretch of Vannielia litorea DNA encodes these proteins:
- a CDS encoding diacylglycerol/lipid kinase family protein: MAALPELAEPPTRAPSPGEICVIANARSGTNARDAEAIERAFRVFGDAAVLREWTPGEDLRETVQEAIDAGARTVVAAGGDGTAMAAAQALLGTDVALAVLPLGTFNYFARGLGLPEDPEEAARAILAGRRHQISVGMVGEQVFLNNASLGVYPAILKERETVYKRWGRRRLMAHWSVLKTFLRFQRPMKMRITADGVSRNVRAPLLFVARSSYQLDRFGLAGTEAIKDDRFAVLIGRATSRGKLFKITWRLVTGTMQEGRDYDMIAARHLTVETAKPRTLVAFDGEKSRERSPFTVRIADRPLTIIRPDRS, translated from the coding sequence ATGGCAGCCCTCCCTGAGCTCGCCGAGCCCCCCACACGCGCGCCCTCGCCGGGCGAGATCTGCGTGATCGCCAACGCGAGGTCGGGCACCAACGCCCGCGACGCGGAGGCAATCGAGCGCGCCTTTCGGGTGTTCGGCGATGCGGCTGTCCTGCGCGAATGGACCCCGGGCGAAGATCTGCGCGAGACGGTCCAAGAGGCGATCGACGCCGGGGCGCGCACCGTTGTGGCCGCTGGCGGCGACGGCACCGCGATGGCTGCGGCGCAGGCACTGCTGGGCACGGATGTGGCCTTGGCGGTGCTGCCGCTCGGCACCTTCAACTACTTCGCTCGCGGCCTCGGCCTGCCGGAAGATCCGGAAGAGGCGGCGCGGGCCATACTGGCGGGACGCCGGCATCAGATCTCGGTGGGGATGGTGGGCGAGCAGGTGTTTCTGAACAACGCCTCGCTGGGCGTTTACCCGGCGATCCTGAAGGAGCGCGAAACGGTCTACAAACGCTGGGGCCGCCGCCGGCTTATGGCGCATTGGTCGGTGCTGAAGACCTTTCTGAGGTTCCAGCGTCCGATGAAGATGCGCATCACCGCGGATGGCGTGTCGCGCAACGTGCGCGCGCCGCTGCTCTTTGTCGCCCGCTCCTCCTACCAGCTCGACCGTTTCGGGCTGGCCGGCACGGAGGCGATCAAGGATGACAGGTTCGCGGTGCTCATCGGGCGGGCCACCAGCCGGGGCAAGCTCTTCAAGATCACGTGGCGGCTGGTGACCGGCACCATGCAGGAAGGCCGCGACTATGACATGATCGCGGCGCGACACCTGACGGTGGAAACGGCCAAGCCCCGCACGCTGGTGGCCTTCGACGGCGAGAAATCGCGGGAAAGGAGCCCTTTCACTGTCCGCATTGCCGACCGGCCGCTGACCATCATCCGACCCGACCGATCATGA
- a CDS encoding metallophosphoesterase family protein, whose product MRRILHLSDLHYGRADATLEDPLLEKIAELHPDLVVISGDFTQRARRRQFAAAARFVARIEAPVLSVPGNHDTPVDNLYRRFVTPFHRYQKYIDPELEPAVEDEEMSVVGVNTVNRFSWQRGHFSGRTVRRVCTAFADQGGKLKVVVVHHPLEHGPTVEKRLMRGASAALSALSGCGADVVLSGHLHTASAAPFTAAPGLLFVQAGTGLSTRLRGEKNNFNLLDVDGPRVSITTWAAEGRVFGPGESATYARGSNGWERVAGEAAFTARPRLAAR is encoded by the coding sequence ATGAGACGCATCCTTCACCTTTCCGATCTGCACTACGGTCGCGCCGACGCGACGCTCGAAGACCCGCTGCTCGAAAAGATCGCCGAGTTGCACCCTGACCTGGTGGTGATCTCGGGCGATTTCACCCAGCGGGCACGACGCAGGCAGTTTGCCGCGGCGGCGAGGTTCGTGGCGCGGATCGAGGCGCCGGTGCTCTCGGTGCCGGGCAATCACGACACGCCGGTCGACAACCTTTATCGGCGCTTCGTCACGCCGTTTCATCGCTACCAGAAGTACATCGACCCGGAGCTGGAGCCTGCCGTGGAAGACGAGGAGATGTCTGTCGTGGGGGTGAACACGGTAAACCGGTTCTCCTGGCAGCGCGGGCATTTCTCGGGCCGGACGGTGCGGCGGGTGTGCACTGCCTTTGCCGACCAGGGCGGCAAGCTGAAGGTGGTGGTGGTGCATCACCCGCTCGAGCACGGGCCAACGGTGGAGAAGCGGCTGATGCGGGGCGCGAGCGCGGCGCTCTCGGCGCTGTCGGGCTGCGGGGCGGACGTGGTGCTCTCGGGACATCTGCACACGGCCTCTGCCGCACCCTTTACCGCCGCGCCGGGGCTGCTCTTCGTGCAGGCGGGAACCGGGCTTTCGACTCGCCTGCGCGGGGAAAAAAACAACTTCAACCTGCTGGACGTGGACGGGCCGCGGGTGTCGATCACCACATGGGCGGCTGAGGGCCGTGTCTTCGGCCCCGGCGAAAGCGCCACCTATGCGCGGGGCTCAAACGGGTGGGAGCGGGTTGCGGGCGAGGCGGCCTTCACCGCCCGCCCGCGCCTGGCCGCCAGATAG
- a CDS encoding OmpA family protein, which yields MFRRFAIILALAFVAAAPAAAQGNLDPGWLLDPSASNLRFQSIKKEVVSESSDFATFTGEIFPNGKAELRVALESVDTKIDLRNVRMRFLFFETFKFPEAIVLADVTADMVKELENKRRANFSMPFSLDLHGVKKTLVAEVVATLLNDDRISVATARPVAISVDEFGLMENLGKLEDAAKVDIVPSATVTFDFLFDRRGTNGAPLTGGRSEVDATNAAVGEAEVFDKEACEGRFEILSRTGNIYFASGSSRLDDASEPLLKELLDITSRCPGIEVEVAGHTDSVGKASYNQQLSERRARSVADYLIRNGIAPERLSAKGYGEDKPVASNDTAEGKGKNRRIEFLPRTN from the coding sequence ATGTTCCGCCGTTTCGCCATCATTCTGGCTCTCGCATTCGTCGCCGCAGCCCCGGCTGCCGCTCAGGGCAACCTCGATCCGGGCTGGCTGCTCGATCCCTCCGCCTCCAACCTCCGGTTCCAGTCGATCAAGAAGGAGGTGGTCTCCGAGTCCAGCGACTTCGCCACCTTCACCGGCGAGATCTTCCCGAACGGCAAGGCCGAGCTCCGGGTTGCCCTCGAGAGCGTCGACACCAAGATCGACCTGCGCAACGTCCGCATGCGGTTCCTTTTCTTCGAGACTTTCAAGTTCCCCGAGGCCATCGTGCTGGCCGATGTGACGGCAGACATGGTCAAGGAGCTCGAAAACAAGCGCCGCGCGAACTTTTCCATGCCCTTCTCGCTCGATCTGCACGGCGTCAAGAAAACCCTCGTGGCCGAGGTCGTGGCCACGCTCCTGAACGACGACCGCATCTCGGTGGCCACCGCCCGGCCGGTGGCGATCTCGGTCGATGAGTTCGGCCTGATGGAGAACCTTGGCAAGCTCGAGGATGCCGCCAAGGTCGATATCGTGCCTTCCGCCACGGTGACCTTCGACTTCCTCTTCGACCGGCGCGGCACCAATGGCGCGCCGCTCACCGGCGGGCGCAGCGAGGTGGACGCCACCAATGCCGCCGTGGGCGAGGCCGAGGTCTTCGACAAGGAGGCCTGCGAAGGCCGCTTCGAGATTCTCTCGCGCACAGGCAACATCTACTTCGCCTCCGGCTCGTCGCGGCTTGACGATGCCTCCGAGCCGCTGCTCAAGGAGCTGCTCGATATCACCAGCCGCTGCCCGGGGATCGAGGTCGAGGTCGCGGGTCACACCGACAGCGTCGGCAAGGCGAGCTACAACCAGCAACTCTCCGAGCGCCGGGCCAGGTCCGTGGCCGATTATCTGATCCGCAATGGCATCGCGCCCGAGCGCTTGTCTGCAAAGGGCTACGGCGAGGACAAGCCGGTGGCCTCCAATGACACCGCCGAAGGCAAGGGCAAGAACCGTCGGATCGAGTTTCTGCCGCGCACCAACTAG